Proteins from one Chitinophaga oryzae genomic window:
- a CDS encoding 2OG-Fe(II) oxygenase — MQKHTYAPGIFTLKHFLSAEECRELIDRSEAMGYEEAMVDVGNGQQRMIKGVRNNERVLHKDAAYATFIWEKLRPYAPEGDDNRTACGLNELFRFYKYSPGQRFKMHKDGSFVRNRFEASQYTFMIYLNEGYSGGSTVFKTGEEILPETGTALIFYHPLLHEGTLLTAGTKYVLRSDIMYK; from the coding sequence ATGCAAAAACATACCTACGCCCCCGGCATTTTCACCCTGAAGCATTTCCTTTCTGCAGAAGAATGCAGGGAACTGATAGACCGCAGTGAAGCCATGGGCTATGAAGAAGCGATGGTGGATGTGGGAAATGGCCAGCAAAGGATGATCAAAGGCGTTCGTAATAACGAAAGAGTATTGCATAAAGATGCAGCTTATGCTACCTTTATATGGGAAAAGTTGCGTCCCTATGCACCGGAAGGCGACGACAACCGTACCGCATGCGGCCTGAATGAGCTGTTCCGTTTCTACAAATACAGCCCGGGACAGCGCTTCAAAATGCATAAGGACGGTAGTTTTGTCCGGAACCGTTTCGAAGCCAGCCAGTATACCTTTATGATTTACCTCAATGAAGGCTATAGCGGCGGCAGCACGGTTTTCAAAACAGGGGAGGAGATCCTGCCGGAAACAGGGACAGCGCTGATTTTTTATCATCCGTTGCTGCATGAAGGTACGCTGCTGACGGCAGGGACCAAGTATGTGCTACGGTCGGACATTATGTATAAATAA
- a CDS encoding DUF4291 domain-containing protein, producing the protein MKLKTVSWKKLQETLPASGKQLIAQQTADTVVVYQAYSPAIARYAVDHQVFGGNAYSYDRMSWIKPNFLWMMYRCGWAAKEGQERVLAVHLPKTFFEKILSQAVPSSYKPWLFPEKEAWQAALQAGDVRLQWDPDHDPWGNKLERRAIQLGLRGDILKEFGQRQIVAIEDITGFVKEQYAVLQRDPDALQVPEESVYPLEDPVLCTTIDLR; encoded by the coding sequence ATGAAACTAAAGACCGTTTCCTGGAAAAAGTTGCAGGAAACCTTACCGGCCTCCGGTAAACAACTGATTGCCCAACAGACTGCCGATACCGTCGTAGTGTATCAGGCCTACAGTCCCGCCATCGCCCGTTATGCCGTTGACCATCAGGTATTTGGCGGCAATGCCTACAGTTATGACCGCATGTCGTGGATAAAACCCAATTTCCTGTGGATGATGTACCGCTGTGGCTGGGCCGCAAAAGAAGGGCAGGAAAGGGTGTTGGCGGTCCATCTCCCCAAAACATTTTTTGAAAAAATCTTATCGCAGGCGGTTCCTTCGTCTTACAAACCGTGGCTTTTCCCTGAAAAAGAAGCCTGGCAGGCAGCCCTGCAGGCAGGAGATGTGCGTCTGCAGTGGGACCCCGACCATGACCCATGGGGCAACAAACTGGAGAGAAGAGCCATCCAGCTGGGGCTGCGGGGAGATATCCTGAAAGAATTCGGACAGCGGCAGATCGTCGCTATTGAAGATATCACCGGCTTTGTGAAAGAGCAGTACGCCGTGTTGCAGCGCGATCCGGACGCACTACAGGTGCCGGAAGAAAGCGTGTACCCGCTGGAAGACCCTGTGCTGTGCACCACTATTGATTTACGTTAA
- a CDS encoding NUDIX hydrolase, which yields MAKLFHEYKNPSLAVDLVIFGYHDNTLSVLLLNRKEEPFKDCWTLPGGFLQMEETFLDTCSRILKTKTGMDDVFLEQLYSFDGPGRDPRGRVIAVGYYALINPSRFNIIAGSMANDVKWFDVHKMPKLGFDHQDIFQLALQRLKSKILYDPVGFELLDELFTITELHELYECILGTTIDRRNFRRKILDAGYVINTGTKREGLQNRHPELYKFNKKLKKNSFQINVNVS from the coding sequence ATGGCGAAATTATTTCACGAATATAAAAATCCATCGCTGGCGGTAGACCTTGTGATATTCGGATATCATGACAATACGCTTTCCGTGCTGTTGCTCAACAGGAAAGAGGAGCCGTTTAAAGACTGCTGGACGCTGCCCGGTGGTTTTTTGCAGATGGAGGAAACGTTCCTGGACACTTGTTCGCGCATCCTGAAAACAAAAACAGGGATGGACGACGTGTTCCTCGAGCAGTTGTATTCGTTTGACGGTCCGGGGAGAGATCCCCGTGGCCGCGTGATCGCTGTGGGATATTATGCGCTCATTAACCCGTCCCGGTTCAATATCATCGCCGGCAGTATGGCCAATGACGTGAAATGGTTTGATGTACACAAGATGCCGAAGCTGGGCTTTGACCACCAGGATATTTTCCAGCTGGCGCTGCAACGCCTGAAGTCGAAAATATTGTATGACCCTGTGGGGTTTGAGCTGCTGGATGAGCTGTTTACGATTACGGAGCTGCATGAGTTGTACGAGTGTATCCTCGGAACCACCATTGACCGCCGCAATTTCCGCCGCAAGATTTTGGATGCCGGATATGTGATCAATACCGGCACTAAAAGAGAGGGGCTGCAAAACCGTCACCCCGAATTGTACAAATTCAATAAAAAACTGAAAAAGAACAGTTTTCAGATCAATGTTAACGTCTCATGA